A single window of Falco peregrinus isolate bFalPer1 chromosome 11, bFalPer1.pri, whole genome shotgun sequence DNA harbors:
- the LOC114012512 gene encoding translation initiation factor IF-2-like has translation MDSDRRGERGGGAAGGGAPAARRTLPNGAGGAGGGGGRRPDPRVAAAERVQEGSRERGAGGELNTHTRRKKGGKRGGESEQAGRQRQRTHTPAGKAKPSGKPKADREGCGAGWPRDVPRRCESWGKPGRTGDHPKSRGGPSGSRLPRSPPPPRPRPPRSRRVPSSREPRPGPGGRRRPRGEPGGCRGSARGRGPRETSAGSGGPCPAAQPGSVPRGGPGEKRAEFRQRGGGGHGRRSRRSGAGRGSSGAAGPRSFPRRLPSPACPEPPSPAGSPSPARSRHLLTKAKRGTAGGGAAGWHRGRAGRRGERRRREAPRSGWSWEDAAAAAATSPKTEGETRRLPARGGSRLRD, from the exons ATGGACAGTGATCgcaggggggagaggggagggggcgcggcgggggggggtgcACCGGCCGCCCGGCGCACGCTGCCGAATGgagccgggggggccgggggcggaggggggcggcggccggACCCGCGAGTGGCCGCGGCGGAGCGGGTGCAGGAGGGGAGCCGGGAGAGGGGCGCGGGTGGGGAATTGAACACGCACACGCggagaaagaagggaggaaagcGAGGGGGAGAAAGcgagcaggcaggcaggcagcggcAGCGCACGCACACCCCCgctggaaaagcaaagccatCGGGGAAGCCAAAGGCGGACAGGGAGGGCTGCGGGGCAGGCTGGCCTCGGGATGTGCCGAGGAGGTGTGAGAGCTGGGGGAAGCCAGGTAGGACCGGAGACCACCCAAAAAGCAGGGGGGGGCCATCCGGCTCCCGgcttccccgctcccccccccccccccgcccccgcccgcctcGAAGCCGCAGAGTCCCCTCCTCCCGGgagccgcggcccggccccgggggacggcggcggccccgcggagagccggggggctgccggggctcggcccggggccgcggcccgCGGGAAACTtcggcggggagcggcgggccTTGCCCCGCCGCCCAGCCGGGCTCCGTGCcccggggcggcccgggggaGAAGCGAGCGGAGTTTCGGCAGCGAGGAGGCGGCGGGCACGGGAGGCGAAGCCGCAGGAGCGGGGCGGGAAGGGGGagcagcggggcggcgggaCCTCGCAGCTTTCCCCGCCGGCTTCCCTCGCCCGCCTGCCCggagcccccctccccggccggCTCTCCGAGCCCTGCCCGCAGCCGGCACCTCCTAACGAAAGCGAAACGCGGGACTgccggcggcggagcggcgggtTGGCACCGGGGGAgggcggggaggcggggggagcggcggcggcgggaggcacCGAGAAGTGGCTGGAGTTGGGAGGatgcggcggcggcggctgcaaCTTCGCCGAAAACGGAGGGAGAGACGCGGAGGCTGCCGGCACGGGGCGGGAGCAGGTTGCG ggATTAA